In Bradyrhizobium guangxiense, the genomic window GAGGTGCTTGGGCTCGATCCGCTCTATCTCGCCAATGAGGGCAAGATCGTCGTGATCGTTCCCCCCGATCAGGCCGAAGCCGCGCTGGCTGCCATGCGGCGAGATCCACTGGGTTTGGATGCCGCCCGTATCGGCCGGATCACCTCGGACCAGGATAGCCGCGTCATGATGCGGACGAGCTTTGGCGGACACCGAATGGTCGACATGCTCGTCGGCGAACAGCTGCCTCGGATCTGCTGAGAGGACCCATGCACGAGCTCGGCATCACCCGTAACATCGTGGCGATCGTCAGCGATGCCGCCAAGGGCCGCAAGGTCCGCCGCATCACCGTCGATGTTGGAGATCTCTCCGGCGTGATGGGAGAGGCGATCGCATTCTGCTTCGAGACCGTCGCCCGCGGGACGCCTCTTGACGGCACAGCGCTCGACATCAGGCGCGTGGCCGGGCGAGCGCTGTGCGCGACGTGTCGTTCGGAATTCGAGCAGGCGAGCCTGTTTGCGCCGTGCCCTTGTGGCTCCCGGCAGTTTACGCGCCTTCAGGGCGAGGAATTGAAGATCAGAAGCATGGAGATCGAAGGGGAGGCTGCCTGATGTGCGGACATTGCGGTTGCGGCGCCAAGGCGGGTGCCACGGTGATCAATCTCCAGACCGGACATGAAGCGAGCCTGGGCGGTGGGGAGACCGGTGAGCACCTGCATGATCATTTCCATGTCCACGCGGATGGCGTTGCTCACGCCCATTCGCATGACCATGATCCCGCCCACGTCCACTCTCACGCTGGACACGGCCATGATCACCATCATCATGACCATCATGATCACGGACATCATGGACGCCGACATTCGCATGACCATGCCCACGAACACGGGCATACCAATCATGACGAAGCTGCGGGCCTGGTGCTCGATCTGGAAGCCCGGATCCTCGCCAAGAACGACGTTTTGGCAGCAAGGAACCGGGCCTGGTTCGCCGGTCGCGAAATCCTGGCCCTGAACCTCGCAAGCTCGCCCGGCGCCGGCAAGACCACGCTGCTGGAGCGAACCATTGGCGACCTTCATCACGAGGTCAATCTCTTCGTCATCGAAGGAGACCAGGTGACGGCCAATGATGGGGAGCGAATTCGACGCGCAGGCGCCCCAGCAGTCCAGGTCAATACGGGCACGGGTTGCCATCTCGAGGCCGACATGATTGCGCGCGCTCTTTCAGAGCTGCGTCCACCGCCGGAATCGATCGTGATGATCGAGAATGTCGGAAATCTAGTTTGTCCTGCGATGTTCGACCTTGGCGAACATGCAAGGGTCGTCATCCTCTCAGTGACCGAGGGAGAGGAAAAGCCGATCAAATATCCTCACATGTTCCGGTCGGCTGACCTCATGATCTTGAACAAGCTCGACTTGCTTCCGCATGTGGATTTCGATGTCGATCGCGCGGTGGCATACGCCAGAGACGTCAACCCGGCCATCGAGGTTCTGCAGGTCTCGGCCAGAAACGGCGCAGGATTTGAGGAGTGGTACGGTTGGATACGACGGCAAAGCAAGTTGCTGAAGGACACCGTATTTCCCTCTTGATGATTGGATCTTGCCATGTTCGGAATATTGGGGCTGGGACTGCTGCTGGGCATGCAGCACGCGCTCGAGGCCGATCACATTGCGGCGGTATCGAGCATTGCGGCGCGCCGCAGCGATGTGGGCGAGATCGTCAAGCATGGGTTGACGTGGGGAATTGGACACACCATCACTTTGTTCCTGTTCTCCGGGGCGGCTTTGGTGCTCGGATATGCAATTCCGCCGGGCGTTTCGCAACCGCTAGAGGCGGCCGTCGGCTTCATGTTGATTCTGTTAGGAAGCAACGTCATATGGCGCTTATGGCGCGAACGTGTCCATGTTCACCATCACATCTCAGATTTTCGTGCTCCTAGTCACAAGAGCGAAATTTGGCGCCCTGAGGCGCGCGCGCATGATCATGACCATGGTGCGCGCTGGCGGACGCTGGCGGTCGGGCTCATGCATGGGATGGCAGGCTCAGCCGCGCTCCTCGTCTTAACCGTCTCACAAGCGCCGAACCATCTAGCGGGGATACTTTACGTGTTACTATTTGGTATGGGCTCGATGATGGGGATGGCCGCACTGTCGTCGCTGATTGCGGTTCCCTTAGTCATCTCAGCCCGAACCTTAACTTGGGTCAACCGGTCTTTGCAGTTCGTTATCGGAAACATCGCGATGGGACTTGGCCTCTTGACCATCTATGGAACAGTCGCCGCCGCTGGCTAGCGAGAGGTCAGCTACCCTTCGCCATTTGAATGCGTCTTTTTTCTAAGGATGGTCCGGAGAATCGATACCGGGGGTGTCTCGACCGCCCCTAGCAGCGCGCTGCTCTCCTCGGTCGTGCCGCTTGGGTGCGACCCGGTAGATACGCTGCGCGAGCCAGCAAGCTCCCAATGACGGCGGCTCCCTTCGCTCTCGCATTTACGGACTTTATCTCTTCATCCTCTCGGCAGTCCCGGGTTGACATTAAACCGCTAGCGCCGTCTCGAACTTGGCCTCTATGTTAGTAGCGATCCTTTCCGATGGCTCGACATTGAGCATCTCGCCGCGCGCGCTGCCAGGATGCTCTGCCAGACGGCGGATTGTCGGCCCCTCGCAATCGACAAAGGGTCTATAAGCGGTTGCCGCCTATCCGCGAACCAGGAGAGGTTCGCGAATAAGGAAGGGAGGGTTCAAGCCGGAGGCAAAGGTTTTTTGTTGCCTAGGCAACTAATTCATGCGAACCTTCGCGCAAGGGAAGATGGCGGGACAACCGCTACGCCTTTCCTGGGAGGACCGATGTTCGGCAGGGATGGTATCGCCAGCAAACGCCGGCGCAAGCGTGAAGGTAACGAAGCCTTGCGTGCACATCGTGCTGTGCGCCCTGGCTTAGCTATCGGTATCCGTCACCGCGCCGAGATTTTCATGCAAACGGCGCAGCAGCCCGATCAGTATTTCCTGCTCATCCCTGGAAAGGCACGACAGCAGCCGCCGCTCGCGCCCAAGCGCCACGGCGATCACCTTGTCGTGGGTGGTGCGCCCCTTCGCTGTCAGGGAGATCGAATGGGTGCGGCCGTCATTCGGGTCGATGCGGATCGCGATCAGGCCTCGCTTCTCCATGGCGGCGAGCGTCCTGCTCACCGGCCCCTTGTCGAAGCCGATGACGTGGCAGATGCGGGCGGCCGGAATGCCTGGCTCGATTGCGAGCAGGGCAATGATGCGCCACTCGGTGACGTTGACGCCGAACGCGGGCTGATAGAACGCGTTCGCGCTCTTGGACAATTTATTGGCGATGAAGGTGATCAGAGCCGGGATGTAGCGGTCGAGATCGAGCAGCGGCGCATCGCCTTCAGTCGCGGTGTTGTGTCTCGATTTGCTGGTCGGTGGCTGCATCACGTCGGGGCTCGCTTCATGCGCTGCTCCAGAAATAAGGACATGCGCGAACGCTTCACAAGCCCAAATTTGCGAGGACTGCAATGACTGTACCGAGCGCCTGTGCTTCGACCGCCGGTCCAATGGCCATTCCACACCTTGACGTCGACCCCTTCGCGATCTCGTTCTTCGACGATCCCTATCCGACCCATGAAAGGCTGCGAGAGGCCGGCCCTGTCGTCTATCTCGATAAATGGAACGTCTACGGCGTGGCGCGTTATGCCGAGGTCTATTCAGTCCTCAACGATCCCCAGACCTTCTGTTCCAGCCGCGGCGTCGGTCTTTCCGACTTCAAGAAGGAAAAGCCCTGGCGGCCGCCGAGCCTGATCCTGGAGGCCGATCCCCCCGCGCACACCCGCACCCGCGCCGTGCTGTCAAAGGTGCTGTCGCCCGCGACCATGAAGCGGATCCGCGACGGCTTCGCTTTGGCGGCCGAAGCCAAGATCGACGAGCTGCTGCAGCGGCGCAAATTCGATGCGGTCGCCGATCTCGCAGAGGCCTATCCGTTGTCTGTATTTCCGGATGCGCTCGGACTGAAGGCGGAAGGGCGCGAGCACCTGATTCCTTATGCTGGTCTCGTCTTCAATGCCTTCGGCCCGCCAAACGAGCTACGTCAGACCGCAATCGAGCGATCGGCGCCGCACCAGGCCTATGTCGCCGAGCAGTGCCAGCGACCGAATCTTAAGCCTGGCGGCTTTGGCGCCTGTATCCATGCGTTCTCCGACACTGGCGAGATCACGTCGGATGAGGCGCCGTTGCTCGTGCGCTCACTGCTGTCCGCAGGCCTCGACACCACAGTCTATGGCATCGGAGCCGCTCTCTATTGCCTGGCACGCTTTCCGAAGGAATTCGCGCGGCTGCGGGCCGATCCGTCGCTGGCGCGCAACGCCTTCGAGGAAGCCGTTCGCTTCGAAAGCCCGGTGCAGACCTTCTTCCGCACCACGACGCGCGAGGTCGAGATCGGCGGCACGCGCGTCGGCGAGGGCGAGAAGGTCCTGATGTTCCTCGGCGCGGCGAACCGCGACCCGCGCCGCTGGATCGAGTCCGATCGCTACGACATCACCCGCAAGACTTCGGGCCATGTCGGCTTCGGCTCCGGCATTCACATGTGCGTTGGCCAGTTGGTAGCGCGGCTCGAAGGTGAGGTGGTGCTGTCCGCGATCGCGCGAAGGGTTGCATCGATCGAAATCTCCGGTCCCGTCGAGCGCCGCTACAACAACACGCTGCGCGGGCTAGAGAGCCTGCCGATATCCATCACCCCGGCCTGACGAGGACCTTTGATGCCAGCCATTACTTTCGTTCATTCCAACGGCAATAGCGATCACCTCGACGCCAGCGACGGGGAGAGTGCGATGCAGGCGGCAACCCGCTACGGCCTCGACGGCATCCTCGCCGAGTGCGGCGGCAACGCCATGTGCGCGACCTGCCATGTCTATGTCGACGACGCCCTGGCTGGCGCGATTGCCGGCCGTCCGCGACGACGAGGACGCGCTGCTCGATGGCACCGCCGCGGAGCGGCGGCCGACGAGCCGGCTGTCCTGCCAGATCAGGATCACGTCTGAGCTCGACGGTCTCGTGCTGCGTCTGCCGGAGCGGCAGGGCTAGGTTCCAGTTTTCGGCAACGACCGACTCGCGGGAGTGAGGGAGGACAAAGAATGAAGCACCTGGGGTGGACCATTGCGCTTGCCGCAAGCTTTTGGGTCGGCGCCGCGAACGCGGAGATTTCGGATGGCGTCGTGCGTATCGGCGTGCTCAACGACATCTCCGGCATATTCCAAGACACCAACGGCATGGGCTCGGTCGAAGCCGCACGCATGGCGGCGGAAGATTTCGCCGGCGGCGGCAAGGACGTCAAGGTTGAAATCGTCTACGCCGATCATCAGAACAAGGCGGACGTCGGCTCGGCCATTGCGCGAAAATGGCTCGATGTTGAAGGGGTCGATGCCATCGTCGACGTGCCGAACTCGGCGGTGGGCCTTTCCATCAACAATGTGCTACGCGACAGCCGGATGACGTTCCTGGCGTCCTCCACCGCGAGCGCCGACCTAACCGGCAAGGCCTGCTCGCCCAACACCATCCAATGGGTCAACGACACCTGGGCGACCGGCAACACCACGGCGGCGGCAATGATGTCGCACGGCGGCAAGGAGTGGTACTTCCTCACCGTCGATTACGCGCTCGGTAAAGGCATCGAGGCGGAAGCGCAGAAATATATCGAGGCGCATGGCGGCAAGGTGATCGGCTCCTCCAAGCATCCACTCGGCACTTCTGACTTCGCCTCCTTCCTGCTTCAGGCGCAGGGCTCGAAAGCCCAGGTGATCGGGCTTGCCAATGCAGGCGGCGACACCATCAACGCGGTGAAGCAGGCGGCTGAGTTCGGTATCCAGCAGAGCGGACAGAAGCTCGTTGCCTTCCTCCTCTTCATCAACGACGTCCACGGAATGGGATTGAAGGTCGCTCAAGGACTGCAACTCATGGAGGCTTTTTACTGGGACATGAACGACGACACCCGTGCCTTCGCCAAACGCTTTGCGGCACGCCCCGGCATGAACGGCAAAATGCCGAGCGGCAATCAAGCCGGCGTCTACGCCTCCACGCTCGCCTACCTCAACGCGGTCGCCGCTACTGGCAGCGACAACGCCAAGGACGTCGTGCCGCAGATGAAGACGTTCAAAGGCCACGATAGGCTTTTCGGCGATACCGCGATCCGTCAGGATGGCCGCGTCGTGCATCCGATGTACCTGTTCGAGGTCAAGAAGCCGGAGGAGACGAAATATCCGTACGATTATTACAAGCTTGTTTCGACGATCCCGGCAGACCAGGCGTTCCGGCCAATGGTGGAGGGCGGCTGTGCGTTGGTGAAGTAGGGAGCGCTGCCGAGTAACCAGGACATTGGCACGCTTCACGTTTTGGTGCGGCGTTTCCAGCCTGCAGGAAGTACCTGCGAACTGGCTGGTTGGTAGCGGCCGGGGTTGCGATTTCGCTGTCCGGGCTGCGCCGCGAGCCATGATCTCAAGAGCGCATATCCGTGACTCCGCCCGGTGTCCTTATCTCAAGAGTTCACCTGGCTCTGCGGTTGTTCTGGCGTGAAGACGCCGCAGCAAGCTTTAACAGAGGCAGAAACGCGCTCAATTGGCGCAGCGCGCTTCCAGCGCGTCGACAAAGGAACGGTCCCAGCGGCCCTCGCGAATGGCCTGCATCGTCGCCTCCTCCTTCTGATGTTGAGCCATCGCCTTCTCGATCACGCTTGCGGCAAGACCGGGCGGGAAGGCGAGAAGTCCATCTTGGTCCCCGACGATCACGTCTCCCGGATTGACCACCATACCGCCGACCGTGATCGGCACGTTGATCTCCCCTGGACCGTCCTTGTAGGGGCCGCGGTGGTTCACGCCGCGGGCATAAACGGGAAAAGCTCGTGCGCCGATTTCGGCCGCGTCCCGAATGGCGCCATCGAGCACCATGCCGGCGAGACCCAGCGAAGCGGCGGCGAAGGTCATGATGCCACCGACCAGAGCGTTGGTAGTGTCTCCGCCGGCATCGACCACCATGACGTCTCCGGGCCGGCAGAAATCATAGGCGCGCAGAATGGCGAGGTTGTCCCCGCCACGCGTCTTCACGGTCACCGCCGTGCCGGCCATGGGGGCGGGCGAATGGTAGGCGCGAAGACCGATGCTGCCGCAGTTGCGGTGCAGTTGATCGCTCAGCAGCGCCACCGCGATGCTCCGCAGCTTGGCGACGGTGGACGGGTCGACCTGGGGAGCGGAGGGGTTTCTGACGATTCCGGGATTGGTCATGGAGGATGCTTTCGATCAATTTCAGGTTAGTGCAGCTCGGCAACTGCACGGGCGATGCGATCCGTGCCTTCGTCGAGCGCCGCTTGCGATGTCGCGATCGAGGCACGGAAGAATGGCGACAGACCGTAGGCGGTGCCCTGGACGACGGCCACGCCGGCCGCCTCCAACAAGTACATCACGACGTCACTGTCGCTCTCGAGGCGAGTCCCGGCCGGCGTTGTCCGGCCGATCAGGCCTGCACAATTGACGTAGAGATAAAACGCTCCGTCGGGCGGCCGGCAACTCAGCCCGGGGATCGCGTTGATACGCGCGAGCGTGCGATCGCGACGCGCCCGATAAGTCGCAACGGTCTCGCCAACGAAGCTCTGGTCGCCGGTGAGCGCCGCGACCGCCGCCGCCTGGCTGATCGAGCAGGCATTGCCCGAGGCCTGCGACAGCAGCGTATTCAGCGCGCCGACGAGGTCCGCGGGGCCGGCGACCCAGCCGATGCGCCAGCCGGTCATCGCATAGGTCTTGGATACGCCGTTGATGGCGAGGACGCGCTCACGCAGCTCGGGTGCTGCGTTGAGCAGATGCGGCGTACTCTCGCCGTCGAAACGGATGTGTTCGTAGATGTCGTCGGTCATGACCAGCACATGCGGATGGCGGGCGAGAACCTCGGCAATCCCGCGATATTCCGCTGCGGAATAGCTTGCGCCGGTCGGGTTCGATGGCGAGTTGATCAACAGCCAGCGCGTCTTCTCCGAGATCGCCGCCTCCAGCTGGGCCGGCGAGATCTTGAAGCTCTGGCTTTCCGGACAGGCCACGATCTTAGGTATTCCTTCGCAGGCGAGCACCATGTCCGGATAGGACACCCAATAGGGCGCTGGGATGATCACCTCGTCGCCGGCCTCGAGGGTCGCTTCGAGCGCGCTGTAAATGGCGCTCTTGGCGCCGTTGGTGACGACGATCTCCGCGGGATCGTAGACGAGGCCGTTTTCGCGCTTCAGCTTGGCGACGATCGCCTGGCGCAGCTCCAGCGTGCCGGCAAGCACCGTGTACCGCGTCTCTCCCTTCTCCATCGCCCAGACGGCGGCAGTGCGAATATGCGCGGGCGTGTCGAAATCCGGCTCGCCGACCACAAGGCTGACGATGCTCTTGCCCTCGCGCTTGAGCGCGCTCGCCCGATCCGCAGCCGCCGTGCTGGGCGAAGGCTTGATGCGTCTGACGCGCGCGGAAATACGAGAACGGTTCATGGCAATTGACCCCGGTCTGGAGAGGTGCGACGCTAAAGACAGCCGCCGGCGCTGACCAACACGAGTTCAATCTGGCCTGATAGGCATATCTTATGGTTGGATTCCTCCTCGGCGCCCCGTTGAATGCCGCGCAGCCGGGAAGGCCGCTGCGCCGATCGATCCGAGGGACAAGGTGAATCTGAGGCGTCTTCAGTATTTCGTGAAGATCGTCGACGTCGGCAGCCTGACGCAGGCCGCCGATGTGCTCCATGTCGCGCAGCCGGCGCTCAGCCAGCAGCTCGCGACCTTGGAGGGCGAGGTCCGCCAGCAGCTCCTGGTGCGCACCAAAAGCGGCGTCGTGCCCACGGAAGCGGGCAAGGTGCTGTATCGCCACGCGCAGCTCATCTTGCGTCAATGCGAGCAGGCGCGCGCCGATATGAGCGCGGCGGCCAAGAGCATCTCCGGTGCGGTCGCCGTCGGACTTGCGCCTGGAACGGCCGCGGCCGGACTCGCGCTGCCGCTGCTGCGGACCGTGCGCGCCCGCCACCCTGGCATCCTGCTCTACCTCAACGAGACCTACGGAACGACGCTCTCGGAGCTCGTCATGAACGGCCGGATGGATCTCGCCGTGCTCTACGGCGGCAAGACGGCCGTTCATGGCCTCTCGTTCGTGCCGCTGCTGCGCGAACAGCTCTACGTGGTCGGCCCCGCCAGCATGATGGCCCCGCCGGGCGAGATCAGCGTGCCAGCGCTGGCCGACATGGATCTCTATCTCGCCCGTCCCTACAACGTCGTGCGCAAGATGGTGAACGAAGCCTTTGCGGCGATCGGTCAGGCGCCGAAGGTCGTCGCGGAAATCGAATCGGCGAGCACATTGACGGCGGTGATCGCCGACGGGCTCGGCGCGACGATCCTGCCGGAATCGATGGCCCGACAGGTGGCGGGCTCCTGCGGCGGCTGGCAGTCCCGCATCGTCGATCCGATCATCGAGGCGCCGTTGGCATTGTGCCAGTCCGATCATTTGCCGCTATCGGAGCCGGCCCAGGCCATCAAGGAAATCCTGCTCGAGCTCGTTGCTGGGCTGCCTGGCAATCTCGTCGTCGCCGAGGAGCGGGCGCAGAAAGCGTCATAGCGCTCTCTTATATGGGCAAAGCCAAACCGTCTTGGTCGGGGAAGACCGCCAGCGGTAGCGTTCGTCGGTAGGTAGCGACGCCGCGGGCGCCGACCTCGACGAACGGCCGGAGCATGGATCTCGATCGTATCAAGTCACTGATTGACGCCATGGCGGCTTCCGATCTGGCCGAGATGGAGTTCAGCCAGGGCGGCATGTCATTGCGGCTGGTGCGCCGACCGCAGCCGACCGAATCGCGGCCGGCGGTGCCAGTGGTCGCCGCCACGGCGCGCCCCCCGAGCCGTCCCGAGCCTGCGCAACCGGCACCGGTCAACGCCGCGGCGGATGGCGTCGTCGCGCCGCTGTTTGGCGTTGCCTATCTGCAGCCCGATCCTGACGCGCCGCCCTTCGTCACGGTGGCCCAGGCGATCACCGCCGGCACGACATTGTGCGTCATCGAAGCCATGAAGATGTTTCACGAGGTCCGTGCCGATCGGGACGGCGCCGTGATCGCAATTCTCGTCTCCACCGGGCAGGAGGTCGAGGCCGGGCAAGAACTGATGCGGATCAGGTAGGCACATGTTCGGCTCGGTCCTCATAGCCAACCGGGGCGAGATCGCGCTGCGCATCCAGCGTGGTTGCCGGCGGCTCGGGCTGCGCACCATCGTCGTCCATTCGGAGGCCGATCGCGATGCGCCCTACGTGCATCATGCCGACGAGGCCATCTGCATCGGGCCGGCCGCGGCAGCGCAGAGCTATCTCAACCAGACGGCGTTGCTGTTCGCCGCCGAGGTCAGCGGAGCGGAGGCGATCCATCCGGGCTACGGGTTCCTGTCCGAGAACCCTGGCTTCGCCGAGCAGGTCGAAGCTGCCGGCCTGACCTTCATCGGCCCGACGGCCGCGGTGATGCGCGTCATGGGCGACAAGGTCGCGGCCAAGCGGGCGATGCGCGCCGCCGGCGTTCCCTGCGTACCCGGTCCGGATGCGGCGCTCGGCGACGACCTCGATCTCGCGCGCGCAACCGCGCGGCAGATCGGCTACCCCGTGATCCTGAAAGCGGCGGGCGGCGGCGGTGGACGCGGCATGCGCATGGTGGAGAGCGAGGCTGGCCTCATCGATGCGATCGCCGTGACGCGGGAAGAGGCGCGGCGCGGCTTCGCCAACAGCGCGATCTACATCGAGAAATTCCTGCGCCGGCCGCGACATGTCGAGATCCAGGTGATTGCCGATACCCATGGCAATGCCGTCTGGCTCGGCAGCCGCGATTGCTCGCTGCAGCGACGGCACCAGAAGGTGCTGGAGGAGGCGCCGGCACCGGGACTGGACCAGGACGTGCTGGCGCAGATCGGCGAGCGCTGCGCGGAGGCCTGCCGGCAGCTCGAATACCGCGGCGTCGGCACGTTCGAGTTCCTCGTCGAGGATGACGCGTTCTACTTCATCGAGATGAATACGCGCCTGCAGGTCGAACACCCCGTCACCGAGATGACCGCTGGGATCGATATCGTCGAGGCGCAGATTCGTGTGGCTCAGGGCGAGGCGCTGCCGTTCGCGCAAGCCGACATCGTCTGCCGCGGTCATGCCTTCGAATGCCGGATCAACGCCGAAGATCCCGACACGTTCGTGCCGTCCCCCGGTGTGATCACCGCCTGGGAGCTCCCCGGCGGCCCCGGCGTGCGCATCGATAGCCATGCCAGCAGCGGATATCGCGTGCCGCCATATTACGACTCGCTGATCGGCAAGCTCGTCGTGCACGGCGCGAATCGCGCCGAGGCCCTGGACCGGCTGCGCATCGCCCTCGACGAAATGCGCGTGGAAGGAATCGCGACCAACCTGCCGCTGCACCGGCGGCTCGTCAGGGATGCCGCGTTCATCAGGGGCGGCGTCAGCATTCACCATCTCGAGCAGCAGTTGTGCGGGAGCGGCAAGGCATGACGACGGACCTGCCACAACTCAGCCTGCTGGGAACGACCGCGCTGCTGTTCGAAGCTCCGGGCGAGACCTCGCTGACGACGCAGTGCCGCATCTGGGCCCTGGCGCTGGAGGCGGGCCGTCTGCCCGGCGTTCGGGAGGCCGTGCCGGGCATGAACAACCTCATGATCGCTTTCGCCGAGCCGCCGCGGCACCGGGGACAAATCGAGCACAGACTGATCGAGCTGTGGCACGCCCTCGAGCCGCTTCCTGTCGCCGGGCGCTGCCTTGATCTGCCGGTGGTCTATGGCGGCGACGGCGGCCCGCACATGGCCGATGTCGTGGCCCACACCGGATTGAGCGTCGACGATATCGTCGCGATCCACAGCGCACCGACTTACACCGTCTACGCCCTCGGCAGCCATCCCGGGTACTGCTATCTCGGTGGCATGGACCAGCGCATCGCGACGCCGCGGCGCAAGGTGCCGGTGCTGCGCATCCCACGCGGCGCCGTCTCCATCGGCGGCAGTCAGACCGGCGTCTCTGCCTCCGATGGGCCGAGCGGCTGGAATACGATCGGCAGCACCGAGGTCGCATTCTTCGATGTCGAGCGCACGCCGCCAGCGCTGCTGCAGCCCGGTGACTGCATCCGCTTCAAAACCATCCGGGTGCTGCGATGATCGAGGTGCTGTCGGCCGGCGCGCTCGCCACGGTGCAAGATCTCGGCCGCACCGGCGCGCTCAACCTCGGCGTCGGGACATCGGGTGCGATGGACCCGTTGGCGCTCGCCGCTGGAAACATCCTGCTGCGCAACGAGGAGAATGCGGCAGCCCTCGAGATACCGCTGTTCCCGTTCCGCGTCCGCTTCACCCATTCGACGGTGTTCGCCGTGACCGGCGCGGATTGCGCGCCGCGGCTCGACGAGGCGCCAGTGCTACCATGGTGGGCGCACCGCGCCGATGCCGGCCAGGTCCTCTCGCTCGCCGTTCCCTCAACTGCGACCTGGCGCGCCAGCCGCGTCTACCTGTGCATCGCGGGCGGGATCGATGTTCCCTCGGTGCTCGGCTCACGCAGTACCCAGCTGCGCGGCGCCTTCGGCGGGTTAGAGGGCCGTCCGCTGCGCGACGGCGATCGGTTGCCAATTGCCGAGCCCCCCGGTCGCGCCAAGACAGGCTTCGGCATCACGCCGCCCGGCCTCGCCTTGCCATTGGAGGTGGACGGGTTGACCGCCGTGCGGGTGCTGCCGGCTGCCGAATACGATAGCTTCACGCCGTCTTCCCACGAGGCGCTATGGTCCGAGCCTTGGAAGATTACGTCACAGAGCGACCGCTACGGCTATCGTCTCGCCGGCCCCGAACTCAGGCCGCAGCGACCCATGGAGCTGCGCTCCCACGGCATTGTCCCAGGCGTGATCCAGGTCCCCCACGGCGGCCAGCCGATCATCCAGATGCGCGATGCGCAGCCATCGGGCGGCTATCCCAAGATCGGCACCGTCATCGACGCCGACCTCTGGCGCCTCGGCCAGGCTCCCATCGGCAGCCGGATTCGTTTCGTGCTGTGCAGCTGGGACGAGGCGCTGGACGCGTCGGCGGCGACCCGGCGCTGGCTGAGCA contains:
- a CDS encoding hydrogenase maturation nickel metallochaperone HypA codes for the protein MHELGITRNIVAIVSDAAKGRKVRRITVDVGDLSGVMGEAIAFCFETVARGTPLDGTALDIRRVAGRALCATCRSEFEQASLFAPCPCGSRQFTRLQGEELKIRSMEIEGEAA
- the hypB gene encoding hydrogenase nickel incorporation protein HypB; this encodes MCGHCGCGAKAGATVINLQTGHEASLGGGETGEHLHDHFHVHADGVAHAHSHDHDPAHVHSHAGHGHDHHHHDHHDHGHHGRRHSHDHAHEHGHTNHDEAAGLVLDLEARILAKNDVLAARNRAWFAGREILALNLASSPGAGKTTLLERTIGDLHHEVNLFVIEGDQVTANDGERIRRAGAPAVQVNTGTGCHLEADMIARALSELRPPPESIVMIENVGNLVCPAMFDLGEHARVVILSVTEGEEKPIKYPHMFRSADLMILNKLDLLPHVDFDVDRAVAYARDVNPAIEVLQVSARNGAGFEEWYGWIRRQSKLLKDTVFPS
- a CDS encoding urease accessory protein, with amino-acid sequence MFGILGLGLLLGMQHALEADHIAAVSSIAARRSDVGEIVKHGLTWGIGHTITLFLFSGAALVLGYAIPPGVSQPLEAAVGFMLILLGSNVIWRLWRERVHVHHHISDFRAPSHKSEIWRPEARAHDHDHGARWRTLAVGLMHGMAGSAALLVLTVSQAPNHLAGILYVLLFGMGSMMGMAALSSLIAVPLVISARTLTWVNRSLQFVIGNIAMGLGLLTIYGTVAAAG
- a CDS encoding MarR family winged helix-turn-helix transcriptional regulator; amino-acid sequence: MQPPTSKSRHNTATEGDAPLLDLDRYIPALITFIANKLSKSANAFYQPAFGVNVTEWRIIALLAIEPGIPAARICHVIGFDKGPVSRTLAAMEKRGLIAIRIDPNDGRTHSISLTAKGRTTHDKVIAVALGRERRLLSCLSRDEQEILIGLLRRLHENLGAVTDTDS
- a CDS encoding cytochrome P450, which codes for MTVPSACASTAGPMAIPHLDVDPFAISFFDDPYPTHERLREAGPVVYLDKWNVYGVARYAEVYSVLNDPQTFCSSRGVGLSDFKKEKPWRPPSLILEADPPAHTRTRAVLSKVLSPATMKRIRDGFALAAEAKIDELLQRRKFDAVADLAEAYPLSVFPDALGLKAEGREHLIPYAGLVFNAFGPPNELRQTAIERSAPHQAYVAEQCQRPNLKPGGFGACIHAFSDTGEITSDEAPLLVRSLLSAGLDTTVYGIGAALYCLARFPKEFARLRADPSLARNAFEEAVRFESPVQTFFRTTTREVEIGGTRVGEGEKVLMFLGAANRDPRRWIESDRYDITRKTSGHVGFGSGIHMCVGQLVARLEGEVVLSAIARRVASIEISGPVERRYNNTLRGLESLPISITPA
- a CDS encoding ABC transporter substrate-binding protein: MKHLGWTIALAASFWVGAANAEISDGVVRIGVLNDISGIFQDTNGMGSVEAARMAAEDFAGGGKDVKVEIVYADHQNKADVGSAIARKWLDVEGVDAIVDVPNSAVGLSINNVLRDSRMTFLASSTASADLTGKACSPNTIQWVNDTWATGNTTAAAMMSHGGKEWYFLTVDYALGKGIEAEAQKYIEAHGGKVIGSSKHPLGTSDFASFLLQAQGSKAQVIGLANAGGDTINAVKQAAEFGIQQSGQKLVAFLLFINDVHGMGLKVAQGLQLMEAFYWDMNDDTRAFAKRFAARPGMNGKMPSGNQAGVYASTLAYLNAVAATGSDNAKDVVPQMKTFKGHDRLFGDTAIRQDGRVVHPMYLFEVKKPEETKYPYDYYKLVSTIPADQAFRPMVEGGCALVK
- a CDS encoding RraA family protein, whose protein sequence is MTNPGIVRNPSAPQVDPSTVAKLRSIAVALLSDQLHRNCGSIGLRAYHSPAPMAGTAVTVKTRGGDNLAILRAYDFCRPGDVMVVDAGGDTTNALVGGIMTFAAASLGLAGMVLDGAIRDAAEIGARAFPVYARGVNHRGPYKDGPGEINVPITVGGMVVNPGDVIVGDQDGLLAFPPGLAASVIEKAMAQHQKEEATMQAIREGRWDRSFVDALEARCAN
- a CDS encoding aspartate transaminase yields the protein MNRSRISARVRRIKPSPSTAAADRASALKREGKSIVSLVVGEPDFDTPAHIRTAAVWAMEKGETRYTVLAGTLELRQAIVAKLKRENGLVYDPAEIVVTNGAKSAIYSALEATLEAGDEVIIPAPYWVSYPDMVLACEGIPKIVACPESQSFKISPAQLEAAISEKTRWLLINSPSNPTGASYSAAEYRGIAEVLARHPHVLVMTDDIYEHIRFDGESTPHLLNAAPELRERVLAINGVSKTYAMTGWRIGWVAGPADLVGALNTLLSQASGNACSISQAAAVAALTGDQSFVGETVATYRARRDRTLARINAIPGLSCRPPDGAFYLYVNCAGLIGRTTPAGTRLESDSDVVMYLLEAAGVAVVQGTAYGLSPFFRASIATSQAALDEGTDRIARAVAELH